A portion of the Adhaeribacter radiodurans genome contains these proteins:
- a CDS encoding TIGR01777 family oxidoreductase: MRKLVIAGGTGALGSAIIQRYYNTETELIVLSRTARQPDNNIRYVAWDAKTLGPWTKELEESTAVINLVGKSVNCRYTAKNKREIIDSRVNSTIVIGQAIQGLRQKPAVWINAGSVAIFGNSGEEMKQEGSPTGVGFSPEVCKAWERAFASVATPGTRKVFLRIGLVLQSGKGVLKPFANLAKTSFGGRIGSGEQYMTWIHEEDFVNLMDWVINKEVSGIIHAASPFPVKNKEFMQEIRKALKIPIGLPIPAFLTRFGALFIGTEAELVLSGRRVVSKILAENQFYFKYPQIQKALNQLLLSGI, from the coding sequence ATGCGAAAATTAGTAATTGCCGGCGGTACCGGTGCTTTAGGGAGTGCCATTATTCAACGATATTACAACACCGAAACCGAACTAATAGTATTAAGTCGTACCGCTAGGCAACCAGACAATAACATCCGGTATGTAGCCTGGGATGCGAAAACACTTGGCCCATGGACGAAAGAATTAGAAGAGAGTACAGCCGTCATTAATTTGGTAGGTAAATCCGTGAATTGCCGGTATACGGCCAAAAATAAAAGAGAAATTATAGATTCTAGAGTTAATTCTACAATAGTAATCGGGCAAGCTATTCAAGGTTTACGGCAGAAGCCAGCCGTATGGATTAACGCGGGTTCTGTAGCTATTTTTGGTAACTCGGGCGAAGAAATGAAACAAGAGGGTTCCCCTACGGGGGTAGGTTTTTCGCCGGAAGTTTGTAAAGCATGGGAACGAGCCTTTGCCAGCGTTGCAACTCCTGGTACGCGCAAGGTTTTCTTGCGGATTGGCCTGGTTTTGCAATCCGGTAAAGGCGTACTAAAACCTTTCGCGAACTTGGCTAAAACCAGTTTTGGCGGCCGCATTGGCTCCGGTGAACAGTACATGACCTGGATACACGAAGAAGATTTTGTTAATTTAATGGATTGGGTAATTAACAAGGAGGTAAGCGGTATTATTCATGCCGCCAGTCCTTTTCCCGTGAAGAACAAAGAATTTATGCAGGAAATCCGGAAGGCTTTAAAAATACCGATTGGTTTACCTATTCCGGCTTTCTTAACACGTTTCGGCGCTCTGTTCATCGGTACCGAAGCGGAACTAGTGTTGTCAGGCAGGCGAGTAGTTTCTAAAATTCTGGCTGAAAATCAATTCTATTTTAAATATCCGCAAATTCAAAAAGCTTTAAACCAGCTACTTTTATCTGGTATTTAA
- the chrA gene encoding chromate efflux transporter translates to MSTSISDNPTTTVVKPSFKEAFLFWLKLGFISFGGPAGQIGIMHEFVVDQKKWISDKKFLHALNYCMLLPGPEAQQLATYIGWLLHGTIGGLVAGIFFVLPSVFILLGLSIAYVLFGKIAWVAALFYGLKPAVVAIVILALIKIGKKSLISVFHYVIAALSFIGIFFFDIPFPYLIIGAVLLGWLGKKIYPGLLTQKHAGAQKQTDESGYYLHSGSIIPGTGFSAKRLVFQVAVALLLWAAPFVLFYTSTGVAFWQQLTLFFTKAALVTFGGAYAVLPYVAQVTVEKFNWLSNLQMIDGLALGETTPGPLIMVLAFVGFMAGYNHFQSCILMGSLGLFLTTYYTFLPCFLFILAGAPIIEKTQDNPQVKALLSIVTAAVVGVILNLTIYFALAVVAPQKTISSLDYFSLTWIVVSFLAMYRFKVGMITWIGISALAGLLYYLVSGLVI, encoded by the coding sequence ATGAGCACTTCTATTAGCGATAACCCCACTACCACGGTAGTTAAACCTAGTTTTAAAGAAGCCTTTTTATTCTGGCTGAAACTAGGCTTTATTAGTTTTGGCGGACCTGCCGGGCAAATTGGCATTATGCACGAGTTTGTGGTGGACCAGAAAAAATGGATCTCGGATAAAAAGTTTTTACACGCCCTTAATTATTGCATGTTGTTGCCCGGTCCGGAGGCCCAGCAGTTGGCTACTTACATTGGCTGGTTATTGCACGGTACCATTGGGGGTTTAGTTGCGGGTATATTTTTTGTGCTGCCTTCCGTATTTATTTTGCTGGGCCTGAGCATTGCCTACGTTTTGTTCGGAAAGATTGCCTGGGTAGCGGCTTTATTTTACGGCTTAAAACCAGCCGTAGTAGCTATTGTTATTCTGGCCTTAATTAAAATTGGTAAGAAATCATTGATTAGTGTTTTTCACTACGTTATTGCGGCCTTAAGTTTCATCGGCATATTTTTCTTTGATATACCTTTTCCTTATTTAATAATTGGGGCAGTGCTCCTGGGTTGGTTGGGCAAAAAAATATATCCCGGCTTGTTAACCCAAAAACATGCGGGAGCACAAAAGCAAACCGACGAAAGTGGGTATTATTTGCATTCCGGCAGCATTATACCCGGCACAGGCTTTTCGGCCAAACGGCTGGTATTTCAGGTAGCCGTTGCCTTATTATTATGGGCAGCGCCTTTTGTACTGTTTTACACCAGTACCGGGGTCGCTTTCTGGCAGCAATTAACTTTATTTTTTACGAAAGCGGCCCTGGTAACTTTTGGCGGCGCCTATGCGGTTTTACCCTATGTAGCCCAGGTAACCGTAGAAAAATTTAACTGGCTAAGCAATCTGCAAATGATTGATGGCCTGGCCCTCGGCGAAACTACCCCCGGACCACTGATTATGGTACTGGCTTTTGTAGGATTTATGGCGGGTTATAATCATTTCCAAAGTTGTATTCTAATGGGTAGTCTCGGGCTTTTCCTGACTACCTATTACACTTTTTTGCCATGCTTTTTATTTATTCTGGCCGGAGCACCCATCATTGAAAAAACCCAGGATAACCCGCAGGTAAAAGCGCTATTGAGTATTGTAACGGCCGCGGTGGTGGGCGTAATTTTAAATTTAACTATTTACTTCGCGCTTGCCGTAGTTGCCCCACAGAAAACCATTAGCAGCCTCGACTATTTTAGCCTGACTTGGATTGTAGTATCATTTTTGGCCATGTACCGTTTTAAAGTAGGTATGATCACGTGGATTGGAATTAGCGCTCTGGCTGGTTTGCTTTATTATTTGGTTAGTGGGTTAGTTATATAA
- a CDS encoding RagB/SusD family nutrient uptake outer membrane protein encodes MKKILIYPALLLSMLLFSCENFLEVESFDRVSDENTIFDKSSAETAVRGAYRSLASLNYSSGFQNTILQAGGDVRSLNNAQTDLNIINYSLRSDIGFLSTYWANFYNTINRANHVIDKVPAVTDVKLTADLKNQLLGEAYFIRAYSYFDLGRVFGNVPIYLTPTKVVADKLGVPKSSQAEVYALALADLNKAETLLPATVVWNRATKFTVYALRARLNLYLNNYEQAENDANSVLANTSYQLVKPFSLAAGTPESVLEFSYSVTDLNTGYGLWNTSNRQLEPKAVIHTLLNDPTVGGDRKILSVPNASGQFIGGIYPTNTSAAYGIRTAELYLIRAEARAKKPNPDLAGALSDLNAVRTRANVPNSTAVTLEEIILAIENERRVEFALEPHRWFDIVRTGRAPAVFNLNDPNKYIFPIPAGEILADPTLTQNPGYGN; translated from the coding sequence ATGAAGAAGATACTTATCTATCCGGCGCTGCTATTAAGCATGCTGCTATTCTCCTGCGAAAATTTTCTGGAAGTAGAATCGTTCGACCGGGTTTCGGATGAAAATACCATTTTTGATAAATCCTCGGCCGAAACTGCCGTAAGAGGAGCTTACCGTTCTTTGGCCAGCTTAAACTACAGCAGCGGTTTCCAAAACACCATTCTGCAAGCGGGCGGCGACGTGCGGTCGTTAAATAATGCCCAAACCGACCTGAATATTATTAATTACAGTCTCCGTTCGGATATTGGTTTCTTATCTACGTATTGGGCCAACTTTTATAATACCATTAACCGGGCCAACCACGTCATCGACAAGGTACCGGCCGTAACGGACGTAAAACTAACCGCCGATTTAAAAAATCAGCTTCTGGGCGAAGCTTATTTTATCCGGGCGTACTCGTATTTCGACCTGGGCCGGGTGTTTGGCAATGTGCCCATCTATCTGACGCCCACTAAAGTTGTAGCCGATAAACTGGGAGTGCCCAAAAGCTCGCAGGCCGAAGTGTACGCCCTGGCGCTAGCTGATTTAAATAAAGCCGAAACCTTATTACCCGCCACCGTAGTTTGGAACCGGGCAACCAAATTTACGGTTTACGCGCTTCGAGCCCGATTGAACCTGTACCTGAACAACTATGAGCAGGCCGAGAATGATGCGAACAGCGTTTTAGCAAATACCAGTTATCAGCTAGTTAAACCTTTTAGTTTAGCGGCTGGCACGCCGGAGTCGGTGTTGGAATTTTCGTATAGTGTTACCGATTTAAATACCGGCTATGGTTTATGGAATACCAGTAACCGCCAATTAGAACCGAAAGCGGTTATTCATACCTTATTAAACGATCCAACCGTAGGCGGTGACCGCAAGATTCTTTCGGTACCCAATGCATCGGGCCAGTTTATTGGCGGTATTTATCCAACTAATACCTCAGCGGCCTATGGTATCCGTACCGCCGAGTTATATCTAATCCGGGCCGAAGCTCGCGCGAAGAAACCGAATCCGGATTTAGCGGGCGCTTTAAGCGATTTAAATGCCGTACGGACCCGGGCCAATGTACCCAACTCTACAGCTGTTACTTTAGAAGAGATTATACTGGCCATTGAAAACGAACGCCGCGTAGAATTTGCTCTGGAACCGCACCGCTGGTTCGATATTGTGCGAACCGGCCGGGCACCAGCGGTTTTTAACCTGAACGACCCCAATAAATACATCTTCCCAATTCCGGCCGGCGAAATTTTAGCTGACCCTACTTTAACTCAAAATCCCGGCTACGGCAATTAA
- a CDS encoding chromate resistance protein ChrB domain-containing protein, with the protein MKWITRERPKIDRIACPWLIRRFIDPTAEIIFAPVADISRLAVELEATPFDIPETEFTHYEDRCTFDYFLEKYRLTDPALHRLAPIVRGADTDNHALASEAAGLWAIAAGLAYNTPNDYELLEKGMLIYDSLYSWAKHLYKEKHTQSPTEKLLLQIFNTYIHQKESEKKKIPAWATELKEIIQDQMDTNLSLSLKAISEDLNVNPAYLSREFSKYFDNLTFGEYIRKLRIEKAIQLLNSSHHSLSEIAYLTGFSDQSHFTRIFKKYTGKNPSDYRKNLAKGKAGTKG; encoded by the coding sequence ATGAAATGGATTACGCGGGAACGCCCTAAAATAGACCGGATTGCCTGTCCCTGGCTAATCAGGCGCTTTATTGACCCAACAGCGGAAATTATCTTTGCTCCTGTTGCAGATATTTCCCGTTTAGCCGTTGAACTAGAGGCCACCCCTTTTGATATTCCCGAAACAGAGTTTACACACTACGAAGACCGCTGCACCTTTGATTATTTCCTGGAAAAGTACCGCCTCACCGATCCGGCTTTGCACCGCCTGGCTCCCATTGTACGTGGTGCCGACACCGACAATCATGCACTTGCCAGCGAAGCAGCCGGTTTATGGGCTATTGCAGCCGGTTTAGCTTACAATACCCCTAACGACTACGAACTGCTCGAAAAAGGCATGCTGATTTACGATAGCTTATACAGTTGGGCCAAACATTTATATAAAGAAAAACATACTCAAAGCCCTACCGAGAAACTGTTGTTGCAGATTTTCAATACCTATATACATCAAAAGGAATCTGAAAAGAAGAAGATACCGGCCTGGGCAACGGAGTTAAAAGAAATTATCCAGGACCAGATGGATACCAATCTGAGTTTAAGTTTAAAGGCTATTTCGGAAGATTTAAATGTAAACCCAGCTTACTTATCGCGGGAGTTTTCCAAATATTTTGATAATTTAACTTTTGGCGAGTACATCCGGAAACTGCGCATTGAAAAAGCAATACAGTTGCTGAATTCTTCCCACCATTCCCTTTCCGAAATTGCGTATCTCACCGGCTTTTCCGACCAAAGCCATTTTACCCGGATTTTTAAAAAATATACCGGCAAAAACCCTTCGGATTACCGGAAAAATTTAGCAAAAGGTAAAGCCGGTACAAAAGGTTAA
- a CDS encoding SusC/RagA family TonB-linked outer membrane protein codes for MKKLLQKSSKLLLLLVLSESSLAHTADFHSPPRIIKSLVKPKSLAAENVSGKVVTATGEPLIGVSVLIKNTNLGTTTAGDGTFQLSVPNSTDVLVFSFIGYLAKEIPVKNQKSIQVTLQEDAKALNEVVVVGYGTQSRKSLVGSIAAINAQETKQIPVASFDAQLQGRAPGIQVNTFSGTPGEGVKVQIRGTASINASNDPLYVIDGVLVNNNSLASIDLGNKKTSPLADINPADIESIEVLKDASAIAIYGSRGANGVILVTTKRGEYNAGKTRYNLDVSQGWQQADKSRIWELTTGPEHALLVNEQWINSGIDNPALNQTFANRPFRPREEVVNGVPGRGTPEEQQTYDRLSRVFRTAQTRNYDLNIQGGSENIRYNLGAGYTNQEGILKPAKFERASFKLNFDTKLSRKITFSSSNGAYRSFWQQVRGGAGQQAGHLLAALHHPTYLPLTNPDGTPARGSIYENIDNLTNTDITNISTRSLRYIGNQYVEIAILPNLRFRTSVGLDYNHYNEREFFNDQTIIGGAPNPPGYVNEVFTNLTLLQNEQTITYNLDLGPKHAITALLGNSIQSSTQTIAAQTGTGFPNNSFQQISAASIRTSEQRKSQSTIASFFGRINYSYDDKYFLEGSLRADGSSKFGVNNRWGYFPGIGASWRLKQEDFLQGINQLSELKLRVSAGAAGNQNGINDYAARGLWAGNASYPDNLISGPKAGIAPSQLENPNLKWEKTTTYNAGLDLGLFDNRLFVNVDAYYKYTTDALLYLPVPSATGYGSTLANAGEVSNKGVELGISTVNIQGKGDGFSWTSNFNFARNVNRAEKLVSPITFEAREYRRTQEGAALGSFWLYKQLYVDPETGNAVFDDVDKDGKLTQADRQLLGNLIPKFYGGFTNNFSYKGFDVNVLFTYQYGNSVFNFNKYILEGGGTRDASRSILKSQLDRWQKPGDKTNTPRVTSVGNNYNIEQNSRYLEDGSFIRLKSISLGYTLPTSLTSRLKLNKVRLYALGTNLWITTKYTGADPESSGSAGQNLDGLDTATPPQPRGLQFGANLSF; via the coding sequence ATGAAAAAACTGCTACAAAAGAGTAGTAAGTTATTGCTATTGCTTGTTCTTTCCGAATCTTCTTTAGCCCATACGGCTGATTTTCATTCTCCTCCGCGTATTATTAAAAGTTTAGTAAAGCCGAAAAGTTTAGCTGCCGAAAATGTCTCCGGCAAAGTGGTAACCGCCACCGGCGAGCCTTTAATTGGCGTTTCGGTGCTGATAAAAAATACTAACCTGGGTACTACTACTGCCGGGGATGGCACTTTTCAACTAAGCGTTCCGAATTCTACCGATGTGCTGGTTTTTTCTTTTATTGGTTATTTGGCTAAAGAAATTCCGGTAAAAAATCAGAAATCCATTCAGGTTACCTTACAGGAAGATGCCAAAGCTTTAAATGAGGTGGTAGTGGTAGGTTATGGCACCCAAAGCCGGAAAAGTTTAGTAGGTTCTATTGCCGCCATTAATGCCCAAGAGACCAAGCAAATTCCGGTAGCGAGTTTCGATGCGCAATTGCAGGGCCGCGCCCCCGGCATTCAGGTAAATACGTTTTCTGGTACGCCCGGCGAAGGCGTAAAAGTGCAAATCAGAGGTACGGCTTCTATTAATGCTAGCAACGACCCTTTGTATGTCATTGATGGGGTACTGGTGAATAACAACTCTTTAGCTTCCATCGACTTGGGAAACAAAAAAACTTCCCCATTAGCCGATATCAACCCCGCCGATATTGAAAGCATTGAAGTTCTAAAAGATGCCAGTGCTATTGCTATTTACGGCTCTAGAGGGGCCAACGGGGTTATTCTGGTTACTACCAAACGCGGCGAATACAACGCCGGTAAAACCCGATATAACCTGGATGTTTCGCAAGGCTGGCAACAAGCCGATAAAAGCCGGATTTGGGAATTAACTACCGGTCCGGAGCACGCCCTGCTCGTAAATGAGCAATGGATAAACTCCGGGATAGATAACCCAGCTTTAAATCAGACGTTTGCTAACCGGCCATTCCGGCCCCGGGAAGAAGTTGTTAACGGAGTGCCTGGTCGGGGCACACCTGAAGAGCAGCAAACTTACGACCGGCTGAGCCGGGTTTTCCGGACGGCTCAAACCCGCAATTACGATTTAAACATTCAGGGTGGCAGCGAAAATATCCGGTATAATCTGGGTGCTGGTTACACCAACCAGGAAGGAATTTTAAAACCGGCCAAATTTGAAAGGGCCAGTTTTAAATTAAATTTTGATACCAAGCTTAGCCGCAAAATTACTTTTAGTTCCAGCAACGGGGCTTATCGTTCGTTCTGGCAACAAGTAAGAGGTGGCGCCGGTCAGCAAGCCGGGCATTTACTGGCGGCTTTACATCATCCTACTTACTTGCCTTTAACCAACCCCGATGGTACTCCGGCGCGCGGCTCCATCTACGAAAACATCGATAATTTAACCAATACCGATATCACCAATATTTCTACTCGTAGTTTGCGGTACATTGGTAACCAGTACGTGGAAATAGCCATTCTGCCCAATCTTCGTTTTAGAACATCAGTAGGACTGGATTATAACCATTACAACGAGCGCGAATTTTTTAACGACCAAACCATAATCGGGGGAGCACCGAACCCGCCCGGGTACGTAAACGAGGTTTTTACCAATCTTACCTTGCTGCAAAATGAGCAAACAATAACCTATAACCTGGATTTAGGTCCAAAACACGCTATTACTGCCCTGCTGGGAAACAGTATTCAAAGCAGTACGCAAACAATAGCGGCGCAAACCGGAACGGGTTTCCCGAATAACTCTTTCCAGCAAATATCAGCGGCCTCCATCCGCACTTCGGAACAAAGAAAATCGCAGTCTACAATAGCTTCTTTCTTCGGCCGGATTAATTACAGCTACGACGATAAATACTTCCTGGAAGGCTCCTTGCGGGCTGATGGTTCTTCTAAATTCGGGGTAAATAACCGGTGGGGATACTTCCCGGGAATAGGAGCTTCGTGGCGCCTGAAACAAGAAGATTTTCTGCAAGGAATAAACCAACTATCGGAGTTAAAACTGCGGGTTAGTGCGGGAGCAGCGGGTAACCAAAACGGAATAAACGATTACGCCGCCCGCGGTTTATGGGCCGGAAATGCTTCTTACCCGGATAATTTAATTAGCGGACCAAAAGCGGGCATTGCCCCCTCCCAACTCGAAAACCCGAATTTAAAATGGGAAAAAACCACTACCTATAATGCCGGCCTGGACTTAGGATTATTCGATAACCGTTTGTTCGTGAATGTGGATGCTTATTACAAATACACCACCGATGCCTTATTGTACCTGCCGGTTCCTTCAGCTACGGGTTACGGCAGTACTTTGGCCAATGCCGGCGAAGTGAGCAATAAAGGCGTTGAACTCGGCATTTCTACGGTAAATATTCAAGGGAAAGGCGATGGTTTTTCCTGGACTTCTAATTTTAATTTTGCCCGCAATGTAAACCGTGCCGAAAAATTAGTCAGCCCCATTACCTTCGAAGCCCGCGAATACCGGAGAACCCAGGAAGGCGCTGCTTTGGGTAGTTTCTGGTTGTACAAACAGCTTTACGTTGACCCCGAAACCGGTAATGCCGTTTTTGATGATGTAGATAAAGATGGCAAATTAACCCAAGCCGACCGGCAGTTACTGGGTAATTTAATTCCGAAATTCTACGGAGGATTTACCAACAACTTTTCTTACAAAGGTTTTGATGTAAACGTATTATTTACCTATCAATACGGTAACTCGGTATTTAACTTTAACAAGTATATTCTGGAAGGTGGCGGTACTCGCGATGCTTCCCGATCCATACTTAAAAGCCAACTTGACCGCTGGCAGAAGCCCGGCGATAAAACCAATACTCCCCGGGTTACCAGCGTGGGGAATAACTACAACATCGAGCAAAACAGTCGTTACCTGGAAGATGGCTCTTTTATCCGGTTAAAATCTATTTCGCTGGGGTACACCTTGCCCACTAGTTTAACTTCCCGGTTAAAACTAAATAAAGTACGCTTGTACGCCTTAGGCACCAACCTCTGGATTACCACAAAATACACCGGCGCTGACCCGGAATCGTCGGGTAGTGCGGGCCAAAACCTCGACGGCTTAGATACCGCTACTCCACCGCAACCCCGCGGACTGCAATTTGGCGCTAACCTTTCTTTTTAA
- a CDS encoding DUF1574 family protein, with translation MKKLFVRISAVLVTCALTYFAIIYAASLTGFTNWLPNAKYTTGKGYYTLSRFREIDKFSNIDVLFLGSSQVYRGFDTRQFEQKGLKAFNLGTSAQSPYNSYFLLQEYLPKLKPKYIVLDLYWHMMTKEDVTESTVDLISNHELTDNIVDMALTTHDYTIISSLVSNYVSRVHTPLTKVREKKLPKEIYIPGGFVESTVPEAELAMTNPKKAYQFRNLDSKLKEPSEFQLEYLEKIIKLCKQNNTKLVFVLLPVTKEYKNNLTNYNDYINRISSVSKKNNVPFIDYNTRKGLSLSSSEDFLDKNHLSPSGASKLDKFIYQDLTSLGIKESISSL, from the coding sequence ATGAAAAAGTTATTTGTTAGAATATCGGCTGTTCTGGTTACGTGTGCTCTTACGTACTTTGCTATAATATACGCTGCTAGCTTAACTGGTTTTACCAATTGGCTGCCTAATGCTAAATACACCACCGGAAAAGGGTATTACACTCTCTCTCGTTTCAGGGAAATTGATAAGTTTTCGAATATTGATGTCCTATTTCTAGGCTCCTCACAAGTGTATCGTGGTTTTGATACCAGACAATTTGAACAAAAAGGATTAAAGGCCTTTAATTTAGGAACTTCCGCTCAAAGCCCTTATAATTCTTATTTCTTACTGCAAGAGTATTTACCCAAGTTAAAGCCAAAGTACATTGTTTTAGACCTGTACTGGCATATGATGACCAAGGAAGATGTTACGGAATCAACGGTTGATTTAATTTCAAATCACGAGTTAACAGATAACATCGTGGATATGGCCTTAACTACCCATGACTATACTATAATTTCCAGCTTAGTATCTAACTATGTTTCGCGGGTACATACTCCTTTAACTAAAGTACGCGAGAAAAAGCTTCCAAAAGAAATCTATATTCCTGGCGGGTTCGTTGAATCTACTGTACCAGAAGCAGAATTGGCCATGACTAATCCTAAAAAGGCGTATCAATTCCGAAATTTGGACTCCAAATTAAAAGAACCTTCTGAATTTCAGTTAGAATATCTAGAAAAGATTATCAAGCTTTGTAAGCAAAATAATACCAAACTTGTATTTGTACTTTTACCCGTTACAAAAGAGTACAAAAACAATTTAACCAATTACAACGATTACATTAATCGCATTTCAAGTGTATCTAAAAAGAATAATGTACCTTTTATAGATTATAATACCCGGAAAGGATTATCTCTATCTTCCTCCGAAGATTTTTTGGATAAAAACCACCTGAGCCCAAGCGGAGCTTCCAAGTTAGATAAGTTCATTTATCAAGACTTAACTTCTTTAGGAATAAAAGAAAGCATTTCTTCGCTTTAA
- a CDS encoding DoxX family protein, which produces MSSIQTKTTSSVWEKVRHHFNSVVKPNQLHAEWQPWEKHLFRLFFLFLSLLILPIDWKIYRDFFAIDWAHLHFHDLFRLSRYQNQFIPTENLPQWGIGQFANWTIALVLALGGAVVWGRLDANRKEYTVLYYWLRVIVRYRLAFVLITYGFIKVFPLQMPYPSLSNLFTNYGDFFAWKIYFQTVGIAPKYQSFLGFVEILAAFLLFNRRTTTFGVGLIFGFIGNVAVVNGLYDVGEQVLSTFIVLLATFLLANDVPRLYRLLIQEGPTYANKIIPDFSDKVLWNVRFGLRGAFLLFTFLFAYKTFENYTTDPYKIPRTPGLSNAFGYYRVKEFTLNNKPVPDSKTDPNRWQDVIFEKWSTLTIKSNRPVKIDFTSAEAVHEKDIDRNYELAGHAGRHYFYYEADTVNHTLALQNKNKNHRQEKLFLTYQRPNSNTLVLAGINETQDSIRVVLEKVHKKYMFFEGRRKPVKI; this is translated from the coding sequence ATGAGCAGCATACAAACAAAAACAACCTCGTCGGTTTGGGAAAAAGTGCGGCACCATTTTAATAGTGTCGTGAAGCCCAACCAGCTGCATGCGGAATGGCAGCCTTGGGAAAAACATTTGTTCCGATTATTTTTCCTGTTTCTCAGCTTATTAATTCTCCCGATTGATTGGAAGATTTACCGCGACTTTTTTGCAATAGACTGGGCGCACCTGCATTTCCACGATTTATTCCGCCTGTCCCGCTATCAGAATCAATTTATTCCAACTGAAAATTTGCCCCAATGGGGCATTGGCCAATTTGCCAACTGGACCATTGCTTTAGTGCTGGCATTAGGTGGGGCGGTAGTATGGGGCAGGTTAGATGCCAACCGGAAAGAATATACGGTTTTATATTATTGGTTGCGGGTAATAGTGCGCTACCGTTTAGCTTTTGTTTTAATTACCTACGGCTTTATCAAGGTATTTCCGTTGCAAATGCCGTATCCGTCATTGAGTAATCTATTTACCAATTACGGCGATTTTTTTGCCTGGAAAATTTACTTCCAAACGGTAGGGATTGCGCCTAAGTACCAATCTTTTCTGGGCTTTGTAGAGATACTGGCGGCCTTTTTATTATTTAACCGGCGCACCACCACCTTTGGCGTAGGATTAATTTTTGGCTTTATCGGCAACGTGGCGGTGGTGAATGGCTTGTATGATGTGGGGGAGCAGGTATTAAGTACTTTTATCGTGTTGCTGGCAACTTTTTTACTGGCGAACGATGTGCCCCGATTGTATCGTTTACTTATTCAGGAAGGGCCGACCTACGCCAACAAAATTATTCCGGATTTCTCGGATAAAGTCCTGTGGAACGTGCGGTTTGGGTTAAGAGGTGCTTTCTTGTTGTTTACCTTTCTTTTTGCTTACAAAACTTTTGAAAATTACACCACCGACCCGTACAAAATTCCGCGTACGCCGGGTTTGAGCAATGCTTTTGGCTATTACCGGGTAAAAGAGTTTACTTTAAATAACAAACCAGTTCCGGATTCTAAAACTGACCCCAATCGCTGGCAAGATGTTATTTTTGAAAAATGGTCGACCTTAACCATTAAAAGTAACCGACCGGTAAAAATAGATTTTACCAGCGCCGAAGCCGTGCACGAGAAAGACATTGACCGCAACTACGAACTGGCGGGTCATGCGGGTCGCCATTACTTTTACTACGAAGCCGATACGGTAAATCATACTCTGGCCCTCCAGAATAAAAACAAGAATCACCGCCAGGAAAAACTCTTTCTCACCTACCAGAGGCCAAATTCCAATACCTTGGTATTGGCCGGAATAAACGAAACGCAGGATTCTATCCGGGTAGTTTTAGAAAAGGTACATAAAAAATACATGTTCTTCGAAGGCCGGCGCAAACCGGTTAAAATTTAA
- a CDS encoding peroxiredoxin: MALRIGEIAPDFKAESTQGIVSFHRYVQNHWAILFSHPSDFTPVCTSELGMVAKLQVEFEKRNTKVLGISAGTLESHKRWIVDIEETQETTVNFPVIADPHKKVIHLYDMIHPFFSHTETIRSVFIIGPDKKIKSILIYPANTGRNFHEILRMLDSLRLTSVYEVATPANWEYGQDCLVLSGVKDEELATTFPKGFKILKPYLRTTPQPN; this comes from the coding sequence ATGGCACTGCGCATCGGCGAAATTGCTCCCGACTTTAAAGCCGAATCTACCCAGGGAATTGTTTCTTTCCACCGGTACGTTCAAAATCATTGGGCCATTTTATTTTCGCATCCCAGCGATTTTACGCCGGTTTGTACTTCCGAATTAGGCATGGTGGCCAAACTACAAGTTGAATTTGAAAAACGGAATACTAAAGTTTTAGGCATCAGCGCGGGCACCTTAGAATCGCACAAACGCTGGATTGTTGATATTGAGGAAACCCAGGAAACTACCGTAAATTTTCCGGTTATTGCTGACCCGCACAAGAAAGTAATTCACCTCTACGACATGATTCATCCTTTTTTCAGCCACACCGAAACCATCCGCTCCGTGTTTATCATTGGTCCGGATAAAAAGATAAAAAGTATATTAATTTATCCGGCTAATACCGGGCGTAATTTCCACGAGATTTTGCGCATGCTTGATTCTTTACGTCTGACTAGTGTTTATGAAGTGGCTACCCCAGCCAATTGGGAATATGGTCAGGATTGTTTGGTTTTGTCTGGCGTTAAAGACGAAGAATTAGCCACTACTTTCCCCAAAGGATTTAAAATACTTAAACCCTACCTCCGTACCACGCCGCAGCCTAATTAA